One Syngnathus acus chromosome 13, fSynAcu1.2, whole genome shotgun sequence genomic window carries:
- the nars2 gene encoding probable asparagine--tRNA ligase, mitochondrial, whose protein sequence is MFRTAAQTCYVASASRRVLLKTLRHFCKKAPRKLRVAEAISGTGLEANVQVQGWVRSVRSQKANVFLDVNDGSCLQSLQIVGSPELNHPLLTFGSAVEVRGILKKSLHPKQPVELQAEHIDLVGQCNPLDFPFKIKERHKLEYIRQFPHLRARTNAFGSLLRIRGEATSAVHSYFKENGFVHIHTPIITSNDCEGAGELFQIEHSWPQNSKDENFFSVPAYLTVSGQLHLEVMAGSFSRVYTFGPTFRAENSQSRRHLAEFYMVEAEVAFTRSLEDLMEVMEDMFKWTTEHVLERCAQDVDLFHKHVTPGHRDAVEAMLKEKFHVMTYSEAIEILKRSSQTFAFPTNWGCDLHTEHEKYLVKHCGTRPLFVTDYPYQLKPFYTRDNRDHPQHTAAAVDLLVPGVGELCGGSLREERLDLLRARLEEVGLEDTYDWYLDLRRFGSVPHGGFGMGFERYLQCILGVDNIKDVIPFPRFSHSCLL, encoded by the exons ATGTTTCGGACTGCCGCACAAACGTGTTATGTTGCTTCCGCCTCTCGTAGAGTTTTGCTAAAAACTCTGAGACATTTCTGCAAAAAGGCGCCGAGGAAGCTTCGAGTCGCTGAAGCAATTTCAGGCACTGGCTTGGAAGCAAACGTCCAAGTGCAG GGATGGGTTCGCTCCGTCAGATCGCAGAAGGCAAATGTATTCCTGGATGTCAACGACGGCAGCTGTCTGCAGTCGCTGCAGATCGTCGGCAGTCCTGAGCTGAACCATCC GCTGCTCACATTCGGGAGCGCCGTTGAGGTTCGAGGCATCCTGAAGAAAAGTCTGCACCCCAAACAGCCCGTGGAGCTCCAAGCGGAGCACATCGACCTAGTTGGACAATGTAACCCTTTG GATTTCCCGTTTAAAATCAAAGAGCGCCACAAGCTTGAGTACATCCGCCAGTTCCCTCACCTCCGCGCCAGAACAAACGCCTTCGGCTCCCTGCTGAGGATACGCGGCGAGGCCACTTCGGCCGTTCACTCCTATTTCAAG GAAAATGGCTTTGTGCACATTCACACGCCGATCATCACCTCCAACGACTGCGAGGGGGCCGGCGAGCTCTTTCAGATCGAG CATTCCTGGCCGCAGAACAGCAAGGATGAGAATTTCTTCTCGGTTCCGGCCTACTTGACCGTGTCTGGGCAGCTCCATTTGGAGGTCATGGCAGG GTCATTTTCCAGAGTCTACACATTCGGGCCGACATTTCGCGCCGAGAACTCCCAGAGCCGACGCCATCTGGCGGAGTTTTACATGGTGGAGGCGGAGGTGGCCTTTACGCGCTCCCTCGAGGACCTCATGGAG GTCATGgaggacatgttcaaatggaCCACCGAGCACGTGTTGGAGCGCTGCGCTCAAGACGTGGACTTGTTCCATAAGCATGTGACACCGGGACACAGG GATGCCGTGGAGGCCATGCTGAAGGAGAAATTCCACGT GATGACCTACAGTGAGGCAATAGAAATCCTTAAGCGAAGCTCGCAGACGTTCGCCTTCCCCACAAAC TGGGGCTGCGACCTTCACACGGAGCACGAGAAGTATCTGGTGAAACACTGTGGCACGCGTCCACTCTTTGTCACCGATTATCCGTACCAGCTCAAGCCGTTCTACACCAGAGACAATCGGGACCATCCCCAGCACACG GCGGCTGCTGTGGACCTTCTGGTGCCCGGCGTTGGGGAGCTGTGCGGGGGCTCGCTGAGAGAGGAGAGGCTGGACCTGCTGAGGGCTCGCCTGGAAGA ggTCGGATTAGAGGACACCTAtgactg GTATTTGGATTTGAGGCGTTTTGGTTCCGTCCCTCATGGTGGCTTCGGAATGGGGTTCGAGCGATATCTGCAATGCATTCTGGGAGTAGACAACATCAAAGATGTGATTCCTTTCCCCAGATTTTCACATTCTTGTCTGCTGTAG
- the gab2 gene encoding GRB2-associated-binding protein 2 isoform X2, producing MSGGEVILQGWLRKSPPERKLRRYAWKKRWFILRSGRMSGDPDVLEYYKNDHSKKPIRVIDLHCCEQVDAGLTFKRKEFQDSFVFDIKTSDRTFYLVAETEEEMNKWVRAICQLCGFNQSDDNHDVRLQHMPRSVGADVSSSAAAPLSAVTGGGKLSAPVHSSQPVLFTFDVPVRHSHLNALSNSAPQDYLLLHQCMSRKTESARSASFSQATRGNVFLGSDSAVQKLSHGFSHCLNGMGAQLHGFYSLPKPGKQQQLPAAPDDSLQEACYVLPRGYEAHGGPSELDLENEEVYSFQTPCNTLATERPTDNYDLPTPPGSFYQIPRTFDKNHNSLTPSSSESSCAPPPRPPKPGSDGQWGSPHSLGSQNGDAPAAVSVIPRRNTLPAVENIRLHRGSSFETSSHQRPIHFNNTGQSVESVNDGFSSYLRTRTPLTRSDSGNSDDNYVPMNPGSSPLSAARADSPKNVYIPMSPGPHHFDFPGFSATLPARKGSAASLCHRPGRLSDVTPPPINRNLKPNRKSKPTPLDLKNNSFIDELPFKSPVTMSWTRPMPAMNTMSSQRCRPISTQSITSTDSADSEENYVAMQNPASTSPAVSCTSSPALRKSGNVDYLALDFQPGSPCAHRKPSTSSVTSDEKVDYVLVDKEKTQALQNTMQEWTDVRQSAEPAKGVKS from the exons ATGAGCGGCGGGGAAGTCATCCTCCAAGGCTGGCTGAGGAAGTCGCCGCCGGAGAGGAAACTGCGGAGATAC GCATGGAAGAAGCGCTGGTTCATTCTGCGCAGCGGGCGCATGAGCGGTGACCCCGACGTGCTGGAGTACTACAAGAACGACCACTCCAAGAAGCCCATCCGGGTCATCGACCTGCACTGCTGCGAGCAGGTGGACGCCGGCCTGACCTTCAAGAGGAAGGAATTCCAGGACAGCTTCGTCTTCGACATCAAGACCTCGGACCGCACCTTCTACCTGGTGGCCGAGACCGAGGAGGAGATGAACAAGTGGGTGCGTGCCATTTGCCAGCTGTGCGGCTTCAACCAGTCCGACGACAACCACG ATGTCCGCCTGCAGCATATGCCGCGTTCCGTCGGGGCAGATGTCTCCAGCTCGGCGGCGGCCCCCCTGAGCGCCGTCACTGGCGGCGGCAAGTTGTCGGCGCCCGTCCACTCCAGCCAGCCCGTCCTGTTCACCTTTGACGTGCCCGTGCGCCACTCGCACCTCAACGCCCTGTCCAACAGCGCGCCGCAGGATTACCTCCTCCTGCACCAGTGCATGAGCAGGAAGACGGAGAGCGCGCG GAGCGCCAGCTTCTCGCAGGCCACCAGAGGCAACGTGTTCCTGGGCAGCGACTCGGCCGTCCAGAAACTGTCGCACGGCTTCTCGCACTGCCTGAACGGGATGGGCGCTCAGCTGCACGGCTTCTACAGCCTCCCCAAGCCCggcaagcagcagcagctgccgGCCGCGCCCGACGACTCCCTTCAGGAGGCCTGCTACGTGCTGCCCCGGGGCTACGAGGCCCACGGCGGCCCGTCCGAGCTGGACCTGGAGAACGAGGAGGTGTACTCCTTCCAGACGCCCTGCAACACCTTGGCCACCGAACGGCCCACCGACAACTACGACCTCCCGACGCCACCCGGATCCTTCTACCAAATACCGCGGACGTTTGATAAGAACCACAACTCGCTGACGCCCTCCAGCTCCGAGTCGTCGTGCGCGCCCCCGCCCAGGCCGCCCAAGCCCGGCTCGGACGGGCAGTGGGGGAGTCCGCACTCGCTCGGAAGCCAGAACGGCGACGCTCCGGCCGCCGTGTCGGTCATCCCCAGAAGGAATACGCTGCCCGCTGTGGAGAACATCAGACTGCACAGAG GCTCTTCGTTTGAAACGAGCAGCCATCAGCGTCCCATCCATTTCAACAACACGGGCCAGTCGGTGGAGTCGGTTAACGACGGCTTTAGTTCGTACCTG AGGACCAGAACCCCCCTGACCCGCTCGGACAGCGGCAACTCGGATGACAACTACGTGCCGATGAATCCCGGCTCGTCACCTCTAAGCGCCGCCCGGGCCGACAGTCCCAAGAACGTGTACATCCCCATGAGCCCCGGGCCGCATCACTTTGACTTCCCGGGCTTCTCAGCCACGCTGCCCGCCCGCAAGGGCAGCGCTGCTTCGCTGTGCCACCGGCCCGGCCGCCTCAGCGACGTCACGCCACCGCCCATCAATCGCAACCTCAAGCCCAACAGGAAGT CCAAGCCGACACCTCTGGACCTGAAGAACAACAGCTTCATTGACGAGCTGCCGTTTAAGAGCCCGGTCACCATGTCCTGGACACGGCCCAT GCCCGCCATGAACACCATGTCCTCGCAGCGATGTCGCCCCATCTCCACGCAAAGCATCACCAGCACCGACTCTGCGGACAGCGAAGAGAACTACGTGGCTATG cAAAACCCAGCATCTACCTCGCCGGCTGTGAGCTGCACCAGCAGTCCGGCCCTTCGCAAGAGCGGCAATGTGGACTATCTGGCGCTCGACTTCCAGCCTGGCTCGCCCTGCGCACACAGAAAG CCGTCGACGTCATCGGTGACGTCTGACGAGAAGGTGGACTACGTGCTGGtggacaaggagaagactcAGGCGCTGCAGAACACCATGCAGGAGTGGACCGATGTGCGCCAGTCTGCTGAGCCCGCCAAGGGGGTCAAATCTTGA
- the gab2 gene encoding GRB2-associated-binding protein 2 isoform X1, translating into MSGGEVILQGWLRKSPPERKLRRYAWKKRWFILRSGRMSGDPDVLEYYKNDHSKKPIRVIDLHCCEQVDAGLTFKRKEFQDSFVFDIKTSDRTFYLVAETEEEMNKWVRAICQLCGFNQSDDNHADVRLQHMPRSVGADVSSSAAAPLSAVTGGGKLSAPVHSSQPVLFTFDVPVRHSHLNALSNSAPQDYLLLHQCMSRKTESARSASFSQATRGNVFLGSDSAVQKLSHGFSHCLNGMGAQLHGFYSLPKPGKQQQLPAAPDDSLQEACYVLPRGYEAHGGPSELDLENEEVYSFQTPCNTLATERPTDNYDLPTPPGSFYQIPRTFDKNHNSLTPSSSESSCAPPPRPPKPGSDGQWGSPHSLGSQNGDAPAAVSVIPRRNTLPAVENIRLHRGSSFETSSHQRPIHFNNTGQSVESVNDGFSSYLRTRTPLTRSDSGNSDDNYVPMNPGSSPLSAARADSPKNVYIPMSPGPHHFDFPGFSATLPARKGSAASLCHRPGRLSDVTPPPINRNLKPNRKSKPTPLDLKNNSFIDELPFKSPVTMSWTRPMPAMNTMSSQRCRPISTQSITSTDSADSEENYVAMQNPASTSPAVSCTSSPALRKSGNVDYLALDFQPGSPCAHRKPSTSSVTSDEKVDYVLVDKEKTQALQNTMQEWTDVRQSAEPAKGVKS; encoded by the exons ATGAGCGGCGGGGAAGTCATCCTCCAAGGCTGGCTGAGGAAGTCGCCGCCGGAGAGGAAACTGCGGAGATAC GCATGGAAGAAGCGCTGGTTCATTCTGCGCAGCGGGCGCATGAGCGGTGACCCCGACGTGCTGGAGTACTACAAGAACGACCACTCCAAGAAGCCCATCCGGGTCATCGACCTGCACTGCTGCGAGCAGGTGGACGCCGGCCTGACCTTCAAGAGGAAGGAATTCCAGGACAGCTTCGTCTTCGACATCAAGACCTCGGACCGCACCTTCTACCTGGTGGCCGAGACCGAGGAGGAGATGAACAAGTGGGTGCGTGCCATTTGCCAGCTGTGCGGCTTCAACCAGTCCGACGACAACCACG CAGATGTCCGCCTGCAGCATATGCCGCGTTCCGTCGGGGCAGATGTCTCCAGCTCGGCGGCGGCCCCCCTGAGCGCCGTCACTGGCGGCGGCAAGTTGTCGGCGCCCGTCCACTCCAGCCAGCCCGTCCTGTTCACCTTTGACGTGCCCGTGCGCCACTCGCACCTCAACGCCCTGTCCAACAGCGCGCCGCAGGATTACCTCCTCCTGCACCAGTGCATGAGCAGGAAGACGGAGAGCGCGCG GAGCGCCAGCTTCTCGCAGGCCACCAGAGGCAACGTGTTCCTGGGCAGCGACTCGGCCGTCCAGAAACTGTCGCACGGCTTCTCGCACTGCCTGAACGGGATGGGCGCTCAGCTGCACGGCTTCTACAGCCTCCCCAAGCCCggcaagcagcagcagctgccgGCCGCGCCCGACGACTCCCTTCAGGAGGCCTGCTACGTGCTGCCCCGGGGCTACGAGGCCCACGGCGGCCCGTCCGAGCTGGACCTGGAGAACGAGGAGGTGTACTCCTTCCAGACGCCCTGCAACACCTTGGCCACCGAACGGCCCACCGACAACTACGACCTCCCGACGCCACCCGGATCCTTCTACCAAATACCGCGGACGTTTGATAAGAACCACAACTCGCTGACGCCCTCCAGCTCCGAGTCGTCGTGCGCGCCCCCGCCCAGGCCGCCCAAGCCCGGCTCGGACGGGCAGTGGGGGAGTCCGCACTCGCTCGGAAGCCAGAACGGCGACGCTCCGGCCGCCGTGTCGGTCATCCCCAGAAGGAATACGCTGCCCGCTGTGGAGAACATCAGACTGCACAGAG GCTCTTCGTTTGAAACGAGCAGCCATCAGCGTCCCATCCATTTCAACAACACGGGCCAGTCGGTGGAGTCGGTTAACGACGGCTTTAGTTCGTACCTG AGGACCAGAACCCCCCTGACCCGCTCGGACAGCGGCAACTCGGATGACAACTACGTGCCGATGAATCCCGGCTCGTCACCTCTAAGCGCCGCCCGGGCCGACAGTCCCAAGAACGTGTACATCCCCATGAGCCCCGGGCCGCATCACTTTGACTTCCCGGGCTTCTCAGCCACGCTGCCCGCCCGCAAGGGCAGCGCTGCTTCGCTGTGCCACCGGCCCGGCCGCCTCAGCGACGTCACGCCACCGCCCATCAATCGCAACCTCAAGCCCAACAGGAAGT CCAAGCCGACACCTCTGGACCTGAAGAACAACAGCTTCATTGACGAGCTGCCGTTTAAGAGCCCGGTCACCATGTCCTGGACACGGCCCAT GCCCGCCATGAACACCATGTCCTCGCAGCGATGTCGCCCCATCTCCACGCAAAGCATCACCAGCACCGACTCTGCGGACAGCGAAGAGAACTACGTGGCTATG cAAAACCCAGCATCTACCTCGCCGGCTGTGAGCTGCACCAGCAGTCCGGCCCTTCGCAAGAGCGGCAATGTGGACTATCTGGCGCTCGACTTCCAGCCTGGCTCGCCCTGCGCACACAGAAAG CCGTCGACGTCATCGGTGACGTCTGACGAGAAGGTGGACTACGTGCTGGtggacaaggagaagactcAGGCGCTGCAGAACACCATGCAGGAGTGGACCGATGTGCGCCAGTCTGCTGAGCCCGCCAAGGGGGTCAAATCTTGA